In Amia ocellicauda isolate fAmiCal2 chromosome 3, fAmiCal2.hap1, whole genome shotgun sequence, the DNA window TTGAGGGCAATAGTAGGGTAACATAAAAGCTCTACTCGATTAGTAGATGCATTCAGCAGaccaaagcaaaacattactgtcatgcattttgttttctttttttttcttctgaagttaaaaaaaagttttgcaatactccccccccccccctcttttaACCACTTAAGTAAAAATAAGCCGTCCTCTGGCAACACAATTCAAACTATTTCACTGgaataatacaaatttaaaaattgTCTGGAAATGTGATTTAAGAGTAGCCCAAATTCCTCCCAGAAATCCAAATTTGCATCACCCATTGTAAATTGAGTGAAGTTCTCATCCTGACAGCAGGTGTAGCATTTGGTAGCATTCCAAAGACAAAGACACCAAGAAACTTGTTTACATCTTTTCTGGTTTCAACGACTTCAAGGCCAAATCCTGAGATGACTTGTAAATTCTTTAATCTGCTTCAAAGTAAGATCAAATATACCTGTTGGCAATTTGGCTCAAAGATCCAGAGAGATTCATTTACTACAATGCTACGGTGCAGCAGACTTAACCAGATATTAGAATATTCAGCCCTCGATGACTATGAATCATTCTATTGGCAAACAGTTTTagcttctttttttatttttgcgcAAGTTTACTCATGTTTACAGCCAGTTTTGTTAGAAGTGGCTACAAGTTTCATGACTCAGTATGACACACACAAATGTTTGAATCATTCTTTTTCTGCTCATATGTgcattacaaaaatacatacacaacatATCCTGTTcagaaggaaggaaaaaaagtcATCCCTACAAAAAAAAGCTGAAGTAATTTTTCTGATTTTTGAAGAAGCTGAATGGAGTTCATATCTTCCTTCCCCCTGTCTCAATGTATTACAGAGCAGCGCACGTATCAACATTTCTGAAGGGTCGTGTCCGGAAAGGATCATCACGATCACCGGCTCAACtgagtgtgtgttcagagcctTCACCATGATCACGATAAAACTCGAAGAGGTAACTACTTCCTACTCAGCCCATACATGCCCTGTCCTGGTAAAAGCTAATTAATTGGGGTCATTATGCCtatatttgaaatacattgtttatcacAGTTTCATTATATTTATCTTCATGAAAAAAAGGTAACGTGTTCTTATCGATTTACATTTCTTTAGGGATTTTTTAAGCAGGCAAAGTTGTGTTCATTATACATCTGCTGTCATAGGGAAATCCCCCAACCTTGTCTTCTGAGATGTCATCGTAACCCTCAGGGTAGCTCCAAGCTACTGCCTCACCCCAGGACATGTACTGGGTGTATACTGGTCAAACAGGAGTTAACCTAATGAAACACAATTCAGCCATTTGCTATGTGTTTCTATTAAATAGTTCTCTATTATGATGGACATGTGGACAACTCAAGGCACATACACAAGTCTGTACAGGGACGAGAACATTATGCTCTCAGTTTATGAGCACATCTTATTGGCAATATGAAAGGCATGTTTATCCCATATGTATATCCTTTAGCATTAATTTACATACTAATATCATATATACCCCTAATCCACATCTGTGGTGGTCCTATTACTTGAAgcctgtttttaatatataaaaattcCACAATGACTTGTATCATCCTGCACCATCAGAAGGTAATATCCTCTGTATGTATTACTATCAATGTTCTATCATCCGCAGCTAACAAAATCTACATTACTGCTGCATTTCAATGCGTTTCATTGACATTTCATTGGCCCATTGATTACAAGAGAGGGGAAAAATGAATGAAACCAGGTCTGAATGTGAGACATGATTCAGGATTCTGATGACTTCCGCTACTATTAAGATGAAAAGCCAAACTGAGCCTAATGTGTATTAAAGCATTTAAAGGTCTTACGGCAACCCCTCTCAGCAGTAATTAAATATCATTACTTACATCTCCATTTTATTCATTCCTCTCCAACCATCTCTTATAACCGGAGGCGGCCCTTCATTTCTGCCTCTCTCTACATCAGGATAATGAGCTGTCAGAGGCCAGAAATGAAGCAGAATAACTAGGGCTCTCGGTGTGCTCGGCAAAATATCATCCCGAGAGATGCTCAGGGAAAATCTAATTTGCATACTTGTAAATCATTTGAATTGTTGCTTCCGAACCAACAACGCCACGCACAAGGAAAACGCGCCTAGTAGAAAACCATAAAACTAAGATACAAATAATGGTACTTAAGTGAAAACTAAGCAATGCCTTTTACATTTAGGCAGTTTTTGGACCATAACACAAATTCGCTTTTAAGCACTAAAATGTGGAGAAGCAGTCCCCAAGCGTTCTTCTACAAAGTCTTGTCGTAACCTCACTCTCTCCATGTACCAAGTGGTGTACTGACGGGCAGCGAGACACCACAtgctatttacatttcaaagtcTGTGAGAGTCCAGCAGGCGCTAATGAATTCCACAGATCATCAGTCACTTTGGAAACGGATATTTATTACCTAGCTTAATTACAGAAAAAGCCTCTCTGAAAATCTTGCTTACCCCTTCCTAACGCATAGACAAACCCCTTACAGATACTGCCGCAGATTCAGCTGCCACTTTAATCTGACTTGAGCAGGATTTACAGAGTTTTATTTGATGTATATGGGTAGGCTAATGATGACTCAGCAACACATGACAATATGACCAAACATGTAAATCCAAAGTAAATTATTCACATTTTCTTGTGCAAAAAATCCCAcggaaatttaaaaaatgttatattagtaaaaacatttgaaaatctAATCTTGTTCACTttctattattgtatttaaaattttCTAGGGTATATACTGTACCATAAAAATCACAATTTGGGGGAAAAAGCAATCATAACATGGTGAAACACGAAAATATATCGACATGCACTTGCAATACCATCAAATAGTCTCATCATATGTGCAAATCTAATACAGATCAAATATATTGGTTAAGCTCAATGCTAGCTCTGacttaaatgcaaaataatacttatttttattatcgAATATAATATAATCCCTCACAGCTATACATTCATAAGTTCCAACTAATACTGACCATGTGGTCATCCTAAGATGTACAGCCAAGTAAACTGGCATGTGGttaattttaaaatctgttaGATATATTTGAGTGGTTCAGCACCTCTGAGTCTTGAACTTTGGGAAATCTAATTAGGTTTCCAAGTCAATCAATCACTTTACAACCTGCTCCCTAGTACAGGAGTAACGGGACAGTACAATGTGAATATGGAATATACTGATTCAGATGGGTACCATAAGACAGGAGTGCAAAAACAAAAGtgtacacacccacacacacacccacacttgAGTGCACCGTCTGGATAGGATACACATTTAaaccaaaatataaatgttagcTTTGATCATTTTCTGGAGTCATGGAGTACTaaaatcaactttttttttttaatccaaaggAAGTTAAAAATCAGCACCTCTGGTCTGATATACAGCTCTATagaaaataagagaccactcaaAGTTCAGAAATCttattttttcccagagctgtatcaAGCCTGGGGTTAGCAACTTGCAGTGCATCAGTACAGTCTGAAATCCACTACAGTTTAACAGGTGCACCAGTCCCTAGCCATGGATTCCTCTCAACCCTTCATCCCTTAAACAGCAGCACACAACACGCATCTTTCGGAGAGTTCAGTTCGTTCTTGATTTTGTCAACTCCGAACGCATGAGACATTTTCTCATATGGTTTATTTTTAGCCTAGTGGTTTTTGATTCAGCCTCATTGTCACTggtccctcctcttcctcaggaCCTCAGTACACTGGTTGCCAACGGAACAGTCACCAGCAAGCCCCCTGTCACTCTGCGTCTCGTCATCCCTGCCAGCCAGTGCGGCTCGCTCATAGGCAAGGGAGGCTCCAAGATCAAGGAGATCAGAGAGGTCAGTGCGGTTGGTTGTCTCTTGTGCTTTCAGACAACCATTCGCTCTTGCAGATTTCCTACCCTGGCATTCTTTACATAGACACTACACAATGGCACTGGAATGTTAAAACTGTGTACTTGGTAATACAGGGCTTCAAGTAACAGGGAGGGGGAGTGGCCCAAGGCAAGAGCAGGTTATTTGAATAAAAACCTAATTACCTAATTGAAACCCAGTTGTTTATTTTAAGGCCTTACAGAACCCTGCAGTTTTAATAATATGAAAAGGGACTAGTTCACCAGGGAAAGCATTTTGAAAGCTCTTTATCTCTTTTAGTCATTTGCTATGTGTCACTGTCAGTCACAGTTCTATATATAGTTATCCAGCGGAATACATTTAAGTATCCCAACCCTAGCCCTGACCTTACAACTAAGCatatatatctatttaaatgtgtataataTAGTAGTGGTTCCTATGCTGAAGACGACCATGCCAATTGAACTAGCTTGCCAGTctagcattttaatttaagcaATCTCAGACAGGAGGAATACCACAGAAATAACAATCCCCTCATGAAATCGTATTTGGATTGGCAATCAACAGTAGTTAAATTAATTTGCTTCTAATTTGGCTACCCTGTGTTGAACAACTGTACAGAAGGGATTTTATTTGCAGACAATAAAAACAGAGATTCTGGGTCGTGTTCAGAAGACCTCACATGAATGATGGCGTCTAACAGAAGGTTtctctccccaccccaccctcacTGGCAACAGAGCACAGGAGCGCAAGTCCAGGTAGCCGGAGACTTACTGCCCAATTCCACAGAGCGAGGCGTGACGATATCTGGGGCCCAGGAGGCCATCATACAGTGTGTCAAGCTAATCTGCACGGTCATCTTGGAGGTATGGACCCTCaccttctgttttcagtggaaTCTCAAAACAAGATGATGGACTGCTGTGGTTTAAATCccgagaagaaaaacaaaacctagaaaTGATATTCCAAGCTTCATAGTAACGTCCAAAAAGCATAAAAAGATTCATGCTTTTTCAGGTCTAGTCTTCCTGTGAGGATATTGCACTGTGATatcattattaaaatacaaaacaataactCTTCCATACATCTAAATCCTAACCTTAACTAGTGTATAGAAAACTGACAAGAGTAGCAGTCAAATGTTGATATGCCCCCCATATCAACTGAGGTCTTTAGTCTTCAACATCCTCTGAAAATATAgcattgataaataagtataatttaaacaacaatatttgtttaacaaaataaaccactgaaaaactgtttcaaatgaagggtgcgCATTAATTTAGCTACAGCTGTATATAGTTATGAACCCTTCCATTCCCGTTTATTGAAGATATGAAAAAGCATTTGGCATAGtatgaaaatacaaattattgaGATCCAACATGTTATGGGCTATAATACAAATTCAACTCTATCAGTTTGAAATATTTAGCAGTTCATGTCATTACAAGTAATGTTGCCACAGATACAGAATTCCAGACTTTAATACAACTTTAAATACCATGCTGAACTCTTATCCAGCCTGCGAAGTTTAATTTGAATTCATCTCCACTGGTGCTAGCCACCTGTTTAAAGAtgtgaattatgcaatgtaataCAATGAAGCCACTTTAATTGAACACACAAAAGATGCATTTTATTTGCAGACACTAAAGCCCCATGAACTTGATAAATAaaccagttcagttcagttcaataGTGTTCTGGCTTCTCGCTACCATTTGGCTCTAAGAATGTTTTATTTGAGGTTTTATACTGAGCTATTTTTAGATGTGTGCGCCTGCAACAGACCTATTCTTTCTAAAccaatttcagtttgttttacaaTATTTGCCTTAATACAGTAATTTAACTGACCCATTGCggcattttgtttctttttaattttcaataaagcaaagaacataagaaaaaacaatatattattagaaGTCCACTTCATTATCCCTTCTACTGATTGATATACCAGTTCATGTAATTCTGTCAATATTTAGTCATAAAGTGAATATGAAGAGAAAAGATCGGGgcatcattttaaataaatacactgttTTTCGAATTACAGCATCAGGATTCAGATTATTAAACTAATATTCAGAATAGTATTCACATTTTCatagtttaaatatttatgctACTGTCTGATGGGGTTTATTTCTCTACTCAGTATTTCATGTTTACTGTCTGTTCTTTATTACTTCTGATGCAAGATAATTAAAGAAAGATGTTATTCCTGTATGTTCAGAGTCAATCCCCCACCTGTAGTTCTGTTTTAGATCAAATAAAATGCTTTGTTTTGAAGAAATAATGAGGCTTTCTTCAAAAGGTCTGGCTTCCATAGCAACATTTTCTCACCATTTTCTAGATGGGAACCATGGAGGTTTAAAAGGTGCAAATCCAAGAAAAGAGGAGATCAATACAATTAAGACCTTTTTTTGTAAACAATTTAGGAAGATTAGCTGGAGTTTATTTGGAATCGAAAATGAGGAGGAATTTTGGCGCTGGAGAAAAAAAGTTACAGGGAGAATTAAGTTTCTGTGTCATATTGTATTGGCTTttgagaaaacattaaaatatagccCGTAGATTAGACTTTGGGATGAGAGGCTAATGTTACTGGAAATGTAGGCATCTCACTTAGGTTTGGCAAATGCCAATTCACCCAACATAAGAGTCATTGACATCCTACCCTGACAGAATGTTTCTGTAGTGTATTACAATATAGATCCTTTCTGAAATGTGTTAATATCCAGTTTTAATATGTTCTTACTCTATTTTTGTAATATGgtctaaaaaataattacaacattagggctctggattcctgtgtggagggttgtgggttaaatcccaggtgggggacactgtggTACCCTCGAGCAAGGTACTgcacctagattgctccagtaaaaacccagctgtataaatgggtaattgtatgttaaaataatgtgatgtattgtaacaattgtcgacctggataagggcatctgctaagaaatgtgataataataattgtttagACTCGTATATATCCTGTGTAAGCTACTAGGTAAGAACAATCAGAACCATAATGCTGTCCACTGTGCCATTTTCTATTGTCTTTTTGATCCCCCTGTGTTTTTGGCTTTCTACAGTCTCCTCCAAAGGGCGCCACTATTCCATACCGCCCCAGTCCTGCCCCAGGAGCAGTTCTCCTCTCTGGAAATCAGGTAAGACAGCAGGACTACCAGCCCTGAGGAGCTCCCATGGCCCCCATTATTTaaacagagagagaacaaaGTGGAGCATTTCCTCTTTCCTAACAGGCTCTCCTGGCTTTGTAGAAAAGCAAGCCAAATATTGTCTGGGAGGGCAGAGGATACTGTCTGATCATGTATATTCATTGTAGTTTAATATTCATTAGACATGGGGGTTAAGCACATGCGTACAATGCTTTTAGGGTTGTGATCAAATCACATTAATATTCAGTATTCAGAATCTCAGTAAATTGCTGTGCACAGTCCTGGGAAAACTCTTTGGATTGGGGAACATTAACGTGAAGAGATACCTAACATTGTGCTGTCAGTCAAAAAACTTAAACAAAGCAACCAAGGCTTGTACAATATGAAAGGAATCAGCGAATCACAGTTCAATTCTGTAGATGGTCGCTCTGTGACTTTGTACAGTATTagtaatataactttaaatctATTAAAATGCTTTTCGAAAGATAGGATAACAAGAGACATACATGCCTTCTGAAACCCAATTCAGAGTTACCGCAAACACCACATGCATTTTAACATTACATGCCTcaggttattcatgtttttctcaAGATCAAAtcttacaaattatatacattcctactccattcattttccattATGCATGTTGTTTCTGCTTAAATTTCTGTTTATGATATTAAGATGACATTCCAAGTGAACAGACGTTTTTAAATAGAACTCCGAACAAATTAGGTGAAAGTGGGGAACAATATCGCGGCACACGATAACTTAAGGAGCCGCAGTCCTACAATTTCTGTAGGTCTCTTTGCATCCCCACTTTATCACAGCCTAGAACCAAAGTTTAGCTGTTCAGTTTGGTCGTCACAATGGTTCAGCTAAGTACCTGAGAGTTGAGAACAGAAGAAAAGACACCATGAACACTAGCACACTAAGGTTCTGTACCACTACTTAAGGTGTCCTCCCAATACTCCATAGGGTGCCTCCAATAACCTCAGTGCACCCTACGGCTCTCACTACAGGCTGTAAACAGCGTTAGCCTCCCAGACACAGATTAGCCCAGTGTCTCAGTTGTGACTGTTCTCCATGGCGATGGAATTCAATACAAATGGCAAAGTGTGTCTGACAGCAGTAATCCAGCTCTCTCCCCTTCACGTAGGGCGGAATGGAAAGAGAAGATTGTGTTGGGAATAAAGCACAGGGTTTGATTAGGGCTCGATTGTGACATAAATCCTGTTCAAGACTGATCTTAATCCCAAAATCCTGGCAGAAACAACAGCAGAGACTCATATAAAACCCATTGAGGCACCAGAGTCTTACATCAACAAATAAGAAACATTGTTCCATTTCCACTGAAGAGCAGAAATAGatgcaaatgtttaaatgtcatTGTATACCTATATGTAGCGGTTTTCAGTAATAattagtatatttttaaaatggattAAGGAAAAGGGTATGAAAAATGAAAGCAACTGTTTTGTGACTTAATTGGAATCTCTGCTCTCTGAAATGCTTGGATTAGCTGAAAGCTCTTGTCTGTctgttctgtctgtgtgtattttaagGTTTTCGAAGCTTCTGATTTTGGGTCACACCCACTTTTCTCAATGGCTCAGGGCGGTCTGGAGCTGCAACAAGTGAGTATGATCTTTGAACTGAAGGGAAAGCCACCTCACAGGTGGTTTAAAATGGCCTCCCTCTACTGCACAGACACGGGTGGGAAGGGTAGGCCAGGGAGCTTCTGTATGAATTCTGGCATGTTGCAGCTACATACAACCTTGAGCCAGGGAGGAACAGGGTTTCTACATAAAATACTGCAGGGTTAGAAATAACTTGGGGAAGTCTTAATCTCAGATCAGAGCATCACTACAGagctatttttctttaaatcatACTCAAACTTCTTTCAGTAaccatttcaaatgttttattataattaagtaCCTTGTTCACCTGCTTCAATGTCAAATgcttgataaaataaaataacctttttCTACTAAAACCAAACAGTCTCCTTTAAGGATTTGAAGCTTCAGATTCGCTTTAGAACTCCAAAAGATAATAAATTCTCACAATTATAATTCAAGTGTCTCTTCTGAGAAACAACAGTGTCACAACAGCATTACTACCATCCTGAGTAAGTCCTAATCAGATAGCTAGCTAACAGGCACACAACATACCAAACAAAAGCAAGGCAATACTCTATGACACACATCCTGaagtgtacaagtgtaagtGTATCCCAAAATGAACTGAAGATAAGTACGATCTGGCGAAAGCATGGACTCTTGTCAGCGGGAAAGCAGAGCCTGCTAATGAAGATACTGAACTGGAGAGAGATGAAAAGATTACATAGTGTTAAGTGGTTCTGTGAAGGGGGTGATTAATGCTTTTATACATTATTAAAGAGAGCAGAGCTGAGAGGAAGAGATGGGGGCGGGGGGTATCATTTATGCTGAAGCTCCCTTACAGCAGCAGATGATGTAGAGAAAAGTAACTCTGTTGGGAATTGGGCAAGCGCTGGAATCAGAGGTAACTCAGTAGACATCATGAGCTCCACACTGGGGAAAAACACTTTTTCTCCTGCTGTAAGGGAAAAGGTATTTATCTCAGTTAGACCACTCAAACTGTCTTTTGTCTTTACACCTTCCACTCACCCTACACTCAAACCTCCATATTCCACATGTCCTACTCCTTCTTCCTCTTAAATGTCACCCAGATGTAGACTGAAGCTTTGGTACCTGTTAATTTACCCAAACAGATTAATTGAACACTGCATTATCCAGTTGCACAGGAAGGAAGTGTGTGATTAAAATCTCCACCACTGCTGAGGAGGATATTAGGTGACCTCAGACAGAAATCAGTTCAGCCAAACCACATCATTGTATGTTCCCTAGCAGGGCAACAGCTGCTGGTTATGTTCATCAGGAATGAAGGAGATCTAGGTAGATAATGAGAGCAATAAAAGACTCACAGGACATTCTCTTTGTGCATCCATTAATTCTTCTTGATTTGATGCCTAATTGGTCAGGTATTGTGTGAAAATTAACAaccaaataaatgcttttataAACCTCCTGTTACATGGCCCATGTGGAACTAAATGGGATATATTCTTTACAAGCAGGTTTACAAGCAGCTGTTATCAAAGAATTCTATATTCC includes these proteins:
- the pcbp4 gene encoding poly(rC)-binding protein 4 isoform X4; the protein is MRLPASDSQSRMNCEQDLVDGGMNVTLTLRLLMHGKEVGSIIGKKGETVKRIREESSARINISEGSCPERIITITGSTECVFRAFTMITIKLEEDLSTLVANGTVTSKPPVTLRLVIPASQCGSLIGKGGSKIKEIRESTGAQVQVAGDLLPNSTERGVTISGAQEAIIQCVKLICTVILESPPKGATIPYRPSPAPGAVLLSGNQVFEASDFGSHPLFSMAQGGLELQQAYSVQNQYAIPHSELAKLHQLSMQQGAMGPMGQTAAQVLPGMESSSQTTSQELLIPNDLIGSIIGRQGTKINEIRQVSGAQIKIGSQLDGTSDRHVTITGSPISINLAQYLITS